A genomic region of Glycine max cultivar Williams 82 chromosome 15, Glycine_max_v4.0, whole genome shotgun sequence contains the following coding sequences:
- the LOC112999519 gene encoding uncharacterized protein → MNTIGDDMGYSGDSEDKRGSLSSQDNVKQSPSTLAGAMSCAKSSKYKKGSKFSGNGTQTHEHDVSVRGKLSSTDDSRKKNGSKKSQGR, encoded by the coding sequence ATGAATACCATAGGCGACGACATGGGTTACTCGGGAGATTCTGAAGACAAAAGGGGTTCCCTGTCTTCACAAGATAATGTGAAACAGTCTCCTTCCACCCTAGCTGGTGCCATGAGCTGCGCCAAaagttcaaaatataaaaaaggttcCAAGTTTTCTGGAAATGGTACTCAGACACATGAACATGATGTTTCCGTGCGTGGCAAACTCAGCAGTACGGATGAttctaggaaaaaaaatggttcTAAAAAAAGTCAAGGAAGATAG